Below is a genomic region from Streptomyces roseoviridis.
CTGTGAGCCGGGCGGGGGACCGTGCGGTGGGCCGGGCCGCAGACCGTGCGGCGGGCCGGGCGGGGGACCGTGCGGCGGGCCGGGCGGGGGACCGTGCGGTGAGCCGGGCCGCAGACCGTGCGGCGGGTCCGGCCGGCGGGCCGGGGGCGAGCCGCCCTGCCGCGGGCCGGGCCGCGAGCCGTCGAGGGGCACCCGCCGGGAGGCGGTCCCTGCGGCGTGCCGCGGCCGCCCTGCTGTGCCTGCTGCCCCTGGCCGCCTGCGGCATCCAGGGGAGCGACGTCGTGGAGGCCGGCGGCCCCGCCCCGGTCACCGTGCACCCGACCGGCGAACCGCGGATGCTGCTGTTCTTCGCCGACCGCGACGGCCGGCTGATGCCCGTCGCCCGCGACATCGGCTTCCATTCCGGGATCGGCCCCGACACCGAAGTGACGGACGGCCGGATCGAGCCGACCCACCCCGACACGGAGGTGGGCTACCGCGCTCCCGTCGACACGGTGCTCAGCACCCTGCTCGAAGGCCCGGAGGAGAACGAGCGCGCCGCCGGCCTCACGACCCGGCTCGCCCCGCACGGCGCGTACGAGGCGCACGCGCTGACCGTCCCGCGCGCCGACGGCACCACGCTCCAGGTCCGGGTCCGCACCCGGGTGAAGGACCTCGACCCCGTGGCCCTGCGCCAGCTGGTGTGCACCGCCGCGTACGCCCAGGACCCCACGGGCGCGATCCCCGTCGCCGTCCGCGGCATCGACGGGGAGGTGGCCGCCGCGCGCTGCCTCATGAACTAGTTCCGGATCGTGCCGGCCCCGCGGCACCGGCCCGCTCTCAGGCGCGCAGGTCGGCCAGCACCGCGTCCGTGAACGGCGGCCACGCCTCGATCGCCCAGGGCCCGAAGGGCCGGTCCGTCAGGGCCACGCACGCGGCGCCCGCGTCCGGGTCGATCCACAGGAAGGTGCCCGCCTGGCCGAAGTGGCCGAACGTACGCGGCGAGGACGTGGCGCCGGTCCAGTGCGGCGACTTCCCGTCGCGGATCTCGAAGCCCAGACCCCAGTCGTTCGGCCTCTGGTGCCCGTAACCGGGCAGGATGCCCGTCAGACCCGGGTAGGTGACCGTCATCGCGTCCAGCACCGTGCGCGCGTCCAGCAGACGCGGCGCCTGCACCTCGGCGGCGAAGCGCACCAGATCGTCGACGGTCGACACGCCGTCCTTCGCGGGCGAACCCTCCAGGGTCGTGTCGGCCATGCCGAGCGGCTCCAGGACGGCCTGGTGCAGATACTCCGCGAACGGGATGTCGGTCGCCTTGGCGACGTGGTCGCCGAGCGCCTCGAAGCCGGTGTTGGAGTAGATCCGCCGGGTGCCGGGCTCCGCCGTCACCCGGTTCTCGTCGAAGGCCAGCCCCGAGGTGTGGGCCAGCAGGTGCCGCACCGTCGCGCCCTGCGGCCCGGCCGGCTCGTCCAGGTCGATCGCCCCCTCCTCGTACGCGACCAGGACCGCGTACGCCACCAGCGGCTTGGTGACGGAGGCCAGCGGGAACCGCCGCCCGGTGGGGCCGTGGCTCCCGGCCAGGGTGCCGTCCGCGCGGACCACGGCGGCGGCCGCGGTGGGGACGGGCCAGTTCTCGATCGACGCCAGGCTGGGCAAGCTGCTTCGCATGCTGCCGAGCCTACTTGCTTGGAGTGCACTCGAACCTTTTAGCGTGGTGGCCATGAGCGTGATCGAGAGCACGAACGAGGCGGGTGTGTCCCGGGAACGGTTCACGATCAGCGAGGTCGCGGCCCTGACCGGACTGTCCGCGCACACCCTGCGCTGGTACGAGCGGATCGGACTCATGCCGCACGTGGACCGCTCGCACACCGGCCAGCGCCGCTTCACCCGGCGCGACCTGGACTGGCTCGCCTTCGTCGGCAAGCTGCGGCTCACCGGCATGTCGGTGGCGGACATGGTCCGGTACGCGGAACTCGTCCGGGCCGGCGACCACACCCACGACGAGCGGCGGCAGCTCCTGAAGACCACCCGGCGCGAGGTCGTGGCCCGGATCTCCGAGCTGCAGGACACGCTCGCCGTGCTCGACGTCAAGATCGGCCACTACAGCACCGTATGCGGAGACACCACCACATGAACACCAGCACCACGCCCGGCGGCGGCAGGATCGACACCGTACGCCTCGGCGGCCCCGACGGGCCCGAGACCGGCGTCCAGGGCTTCGGCGCCATGGGCATCAGCGAGTTCTACGGGGACACCGACGAGGCCGCCGCCCGCGACACCCTCGAAGCGGCCCTGGAGGCCGGCGTCACCCTCATCGACACCGCCGACGTCTACGGGGAGGGCGCCAACGAGGAGTTCCTCGCCCCGTTCGTCGCCGCACACCGCGACGAGATCGTCCTCGCCACCAAGTTCGGCATCGAGAGGCGCGCCGACGACCCCGTCTACCGGGGCGTCAACAACGACCCGGCCTACATCCGGCGGTCCGTCGAGGGCAGCCTGCGCCGGCTCGGCGTCGAGACCGTCGACCTCTACTACATGCACCGCCGGGACCCGGCCGTGCCGTTCGAGGAGTCCGTGGGCGCCATGGCGGAGCTGGTGAAGGAGGGCAAGGTCCGGCAGCTCGGCCTCAGCGAGGTGACCGGCCCCGAGCTGCGCGCCGCGCACGCCGTGCACCCCATCGCCGCCCTCCAGTCCGAGTGGTCCCTCTTCTCCCGCGACGTGGAGCACAGCGCGGTCGGCGCGGCGGCCGAGCTCGGCGTGACCTTCGTGCCGTACTCGCCGCTCGGCCGGGGATTCCTCACCGGCGCCTTCGCCGACGCCGCCAAGGACCTGCCGGGCGACGACTTCCGCCGCCGCCAGCCGCGCTTCACCGGCGAGAACGCCGAGCGGAACGCGGCCCTGCTCGCCCCCCTGCGCGACGTGGCGGCGGAGCACGGGGCGACCCCGGCGCAGATCGCCCTGGCCTGGGTCCAGCAGCGCGCCGCCGTGCACGGCCTCACGGTCGTGCCCATCCCCGGCACCCGCAAGCGGTCCCGCCTGGAGGAGAACGCGGCGGCCACCCGGATCACGCTGACCGACGCCCAGCTCGCCGCCCTGGAGCCGATCGCCGCCCAGGTGGCGGGCGACCGCTACCCGGACATGACGTTCACGTCGGCGGCGCGGGAAGGCTAGGGCGCCCCGGCCCTCACGCCAGGCCCAGGGCGAAGACCGCGAACCCCGCCGCCAGGACGCCCGCCGCCGCCCGGCGGGCCGTGCCGGCGCGGGTCCACGGCGACTCGAAGCCCCGCGCGTACCGGCCGATCAGGACGAGCAGCCCCGCGAACACCGGCATCCAGGCGAGCCGGGCCAGGATCCAGCCGGCCGAGTCCGGCGCGCCCACCAGGCCGGGGACCTCACCCGCGTACGAGGCGGGGATCGCGGCGGCCACCATCGCCGTCTGGTGCCAGCACAGCACCGTCATCGCCGACAGGTTGACCACGACCACCGGCGCCCACAGCGCGGGCCGGGCGAGCAACCGCCTGAGCCGCTCGCGCAGCAGGACCGCCGCGCCGCTCTGCGCGGCGGCGAGGGCCAGGACCAGCAGCGAAGGCGGGTGCGAGTTGGTGCGCGCCTCGCCGGGGACGCCCACCATCGAGGTCGGGTAGCCGCACCACAGCAGCAGGGCGGCGAACAGCGCCGCGCCGCCCAGGAGCAGCCCCCAGGCGTGGCGGCGGGTGACCCGGCGCTCGGCCCAGGAGGCACCGAGCTGGTAGGCGAACAGCCAGCCGGGCAGGACGTTCAGGACGCTCAGCCAGGAGGGCACGGTCTCCGCGTACGGCCCGTAGCGCAACAGGTCGACGGCGGCGACCGAGCCGAGCAGCGGGGCCGCCGCCCAGACGCCGAGCCGGCGGGCGGCGCGCACGCAGTACGGGGTGAGCGCGGTGACCACGGTGTAGACGCCGACGAACCACAGCGGCTGGATCACCAGCGTCGACGCCGTGCGCAGGGTGGCCTCGGGCACCCCGAACCCGTGGTGCAGCAGCGGCAGCAGCACCGCCCACACGGCGGTGACGCCGAGCACGGGCCGCCCGAGCCGGGCGAGGCGCCCCTTGAGCCAGGCACTCGTGGGGCCCTCGTGGCGCCGGTACGACAGCACGGAGGCGTAGCCGCCGACCAGGAAGAAGATGCCCAGCATCTGGAGGATCCAGCTGACGGGCGCGAGGCCGCCGAAGGCGGACAGCGGGCTGGCGTTGTGGAGCGCGCCGTCGGGGGAGAGCGTGAACCCGCCGAGCAGCCAGTGCCCGGTGGGCACGGCCAGCAGGGCCAGGGCGCGCAGCCCGTCGATCGCGCGGTCGCGGTGGGCGGGGGTGGCCGACTCGATCCTCTCGACGACGCGGTGCGTCCTCATCGGGCCTCTCCGTTCGCGATCGCGGCGAAGGCGCGCAGGGAGGCGGTCCCGGGCGCGAAGTAGCCGTCGTGGCCGTGGGCGTCGCCCGCGGGCACCCGGCGGGCGCCGAAGGCGGGGGCGGTGGGGTCGGTGCCGTGGCCGAGGCCGGCGAACTCCACGTTCGGGACCCGGTCGATCCAGTCGGTGGGGTCCTTGGCGGCCCAGACCCGGGCGGTGGTGTCCAGGGCGGTCACGTCGTCCGCGCGCATCCCGGGGGAGGCGACGGCGACCAGGTCCCTGGCCCGCAGCCGGTGTGCGGCCAGACCGCACACGACCGATCCGTAGCTGTGGCAGAACAGCGAGGGCTCGGCCACCCCGACGGCGGCGAGCCCGTCGGCGAACCGCACGAGCCGTTCCGCGCCGGCCTCGGCGAGGTCACCGGAGGCCGCGTCGAGGCCGACGCCGACGGGCGTGGTGTAGCCGGCCCAGGCGACGACCGCCGTCCGGCCGCCGGTGGCGGCGCGCAGCGCGGTCGCCTTGCGGGTGAGGGAGGCCAGGTTCCCGGCGTCGACGTCGGACCCGGGCACGATGACCGCCACGTGCGCGGCCCGCGCCAGGTCCCCGTACGCCAGCACCACCTGGCCGCGGCCCCGGGGGTCGTACGCGAGGATCTGCTGCCCGGGGAAGCGGGTCCCGGCGGTCCGGGCGTTGGCGGCGTAGCGCAGGGCCAGCGGGGCACCGTCGAGGTTGCCGACGACGCCGGGGTGGGCGGCCACCAGCGCCCGCTGCCGCTCGGCACCCGGGGCCCGCACCCGGAAGAAGTCCCGTACCTGGCCGGGTGACAGGGCCTCCGGGTCGGGCAGCCCGTCGGCCCGCCAGGCCGCCGTACCCACCGGGGCCCCGGTGACGGCCCGCTGGCCGTTCCCGGACGCCCAGCCCGCTGTCCCCGCCACCATGGTGGCGGTCAGCGCGGCGGCGACCAGGGTCCTCGTGAACCGGCGCATCTGCGTCTCCCCTTCCGTTCCCGTCCTGAGCGAGAGGAAGGTAGGAAGAGGAGGGGTGGCCGGACGTCACACCGGGGCGCCAACCGCGAACCGATACCGGGGTACGGGGTGGACGAGCAGCGGGCCCCCGCACGGGGGTGGGGCAGACCCCCGGTGGCTACCTCCCCTGACCAGGCGTCACCAGGCCCGACTCGTACGCGAAGACGACCGCCTGCGCCCGGTCCCGCAGGTCCAGCTTGGCCAGCACCCGGCCGATGTGGGTCTTCACGGTCTGCTCCGCGAGGACCAGGTGGCCGGCGATCTCCTGGTTCGACAGGCCCCGGGCGATCAGCTCCAGGACCTCCGTCTCGCGCGGGGTGAGGCCGTTGAGGCGCAGCGCCGCCCGGTCGGCGCGCGGCGCCGGCCGCTGCGCGGCGAAGTCGGCGATCAGCCGCCGGGTCACGGACGGCGCGAGCAGTGCCTCGCCGGCCGCGACCACCCGCACCGCGCCGATCAGGTCGGCCGGCGGCGCGTCCTTCAGGAGGAAGCCGGAGGCGCCGGCACGCAGCGCCTCGTACACGTAGTCGTCCACGTCGAAGGTGGTGAGCATCAGCACCTTCGGCCGGTGGACCACCCCGGGCGGAGGGTTGAGGATCTCCCGCGCCGCCGACAGCCCGTCGAGTTCGGGCATGCGCACGTCCATGAGGACCACGTCGGGGTGTGCGGAGCGGGCCACGTCCACGCCCTGCCGCCCGTCCGGCGCCTCGCCCACCACGTCGATGTCGGGCTGCGCGGCGAGCAGGGCGGCGAAACCCGCCCGCACCATGGCCTGGTCGTCGACGATGATCACGCGGATGGTCACGGGCTTCCTCAGCTGTCGGCGGTGCGCGTCGGCAGCCGGGCGGCGACCCGGAAGCCCCCGTCCGGCAGCGGCCCGGTGTCGAGCGAGCCGCCCGTCAACCGTACGCGCTCGCGCATGCCGACGAGCCCGTGACCGGTGCCCGTGCCGCCCTCCAGTGGAGAAGTGCGCTCCTCGGCGGGCCCGTTGACGACGAGGATGTGCAACCAGCCCTCCTCGTCGGCCCGGACGGACACGCGGGTGGCCGCGCCCGGCGCGTGCCGGACGACGTTGGCCAGCGCCTCCTGCACGATCCGGTACGCCGACAGGTCCACCACCGGCGACAGTTCGACCGAGTCCCCGAGGCCGGCGGCCATCGACAGCTCGGCCGGCACCCCGGCCCGTACCGTCGCCTCGACCAGCTGCTGCACCCGGTCGAGGCCCGGCTGCGGGGCGCGTTCGCCGTCCGTGCCGTCGCTGCGCAGCACCGCGAGCAGCCGCCGCATCTCGGCGAGCGACTCCCGCGCCCCGGCCGCGATCGAGGCGAACTCCTCGCGGGCCGCGTCCGGGAGCTCCGGAATGCGGTACGGGGCGGAGTCGGCCTGCACGGTGATCACCGACATGTGGTGGGCGACCACGTCGTGCAGCTCGCGGGCGATCCGGGTGCGTTCCTCCAGGAGGGTGCGGCGGGACCGTTCGGCCTCGCTGATGGTCTCCTGCTCGACGAGCCGCCGCTCGGCCTCGCCGCGGCCGCGCAGGGTCGCGGTGAGCAGCAGCAGGATCCCGCTGAGCACGAACAGCAGCACGGTGATCCCGCCGCCCTGCCGCTGCGGGGACACCAGCTCGAAGACGGCCCCCGCCGCGCCGGTCGCCAGCCACACCCCGACGAGGGCGCGCCGGGACTCGCGCAGCCCCAGGGCGAGCATCAGGAAGAGGTAGCCGACGACGATCATGGGGGTCCACGGCCAGGGCAGGTGGTCGCCGCCGTCGGCGGCGAGCAGCACGAAGCCGCCGGCCACGTCCGCCGTGAAGATCACCCACCAGGCCCGGAGCGGCCGGCTCACCGCGAGCAGCAGCGGCGCCGCCTGCGCCGTGCCGAGCGCTCCGGCGAGGGCGCCGTTGACGTGGTACTCGTGCACGAGCACGGTGATGGTGACCGGCAGCAGCGTCGCGACGAGCGCGAACGCGATCCCGTACGGCACCCACCGCACCCACCCCGACGCCGCCCGCCCGAACAGCGCTTCCCCGCCCCCGACGGGCGGCCCGAAGCCGCGAACCAACTCTGACATGGGCGGCCGACGCCGCGATGCATCCTTCATGACGCCCCCAGCGTAGGCAGCGCCCGCCCGCCCGCCGTCATACCGGAGTGGGGTCCCGGGCCTCGTACCGGGGTAGCACGGGGGCCGGGGCCGGGCCGAACACCGGGGTCCGCGTCGCCTGTTCGCGGGGCCCCCGCCCGACCGGGCCCGCCGGGGCCGATCGGGCGGGCGGGGTCGCTCGGGCGTTGCGGGGCCGATTGGGCGGGCGGGGCCGATCGGGCGGGCGCGGGGACGCAGGAGCCCCGCCGCCCCTACAGCTCCGCCAGCAGCTCGGCCTTCTTCACGGAGAACTCCTCGTCCGTCACCAGCCCCGCCCGATGCAGCTCCCCCAGGTGCCGAATCCTTTCGGCAACCCCCGCGGGGTCCCGCGGACGGGCCCCCGCCCCCGGCAGGGCCGGGACGCGCGGCGAGGCCCTGCGGATCGCGGCCAGCACGGCCGCGGCGAAGGGCAGGGACTCGTGCACCGGCCCGTAGCCGAGGCCGAAGACGACGGACGCGGGGTCGTGGTCCGGCTGGACGGCCCGCTCGTCGGGCCCCTCGCGCGGCACGAGCCGCAGATATCCGTCCAGGACCTCCGGCGAGCGCCATTCGACGCCGCTCAGCTCGCCCACCCGGAAGGTCTGGTCCCCGGCCT
It encodes:
- a CDS encoding MerR family transcriptional regulator, which codes for MSVIESTNEAGVSRERFTISEVAALTGLSAHTLRWYERIGLMPHVDRSHTGQRRFTRRDLDWLAFVGKLRLTGMSVADMVRYAELVRAGDHTHDERRQLLKTTRREVVARISELQDTLAVLDVKIGHYSTVCGDTTT
- a CDS encoding serine hydrolase domain-containing protein, which codes for MRSSLPSLASIENWPVPTAAAAVVRADGTLAGSHGPTGRRFPLASVTKPLVAYAVLVAYEEGAIDLDEPAGPQGATVRHLLAHTSGLAFDENRVTAEPGTRRIYSNTGFEALGDHVAKATDIPFAEYLHQAVLEPLGMADTTLEGSPAKDGVSTVDDLVRFAAEVQAPRLLDARTVLDAMTVTYPGLTGILPGYGHQRPNDWGLGFEIRDGKSPHWTGATSSPRTFGHFGQAGTFLWIDPDAGAACVALTDRPFGPWAIEAWPPFTDAVLADLRA
- a CDS encoding acyltransferase, whose product is MRTHRVVERIESATPAHRDRAIDGLRALALLAVPTGHWLLGGFTLSPDGALHNASPLSAFGGLAPVSWILQMLGIFFLVGGYASVLSYRRHEGPTSAWLKGRLARLGRPVLGVTAVWAVLLPLLHHGFGVPEATLRTASTLVIQPLWFVGVYTVVTALTPYCVRAARRLGVWAAAPLLGSVAAVDLLRYGPYAETVPSWLSVLNVLPGWLFAYQLGASWAERRVTRRHAWGLLLGGAALFAALLLWCGYPTSMVGVPGEARTNSHPPSLLVLALAAAQSGAAVLLRERLRRLLARPALWAPVVVVNLSAMTVLCWHQTAMVAAAIPASYAGEVPGLVGAPDSAGWILARLAWMPVFAGLLVLIGRYARGFESPWTRAGTARRAAAGVLAAGFAVFALGLA
- a CDS encoding sensor histidine kinase, yielding MKDASRRRPPMSELVRGFGPPVGGGEALFGRAASGWVRWVPYGIAFALVATLLPVTITVLVHEYHVNGALAGALGTAQAAPLLLAVSRPLRAWWVIFTADVAGGFVLLAADGGDHLPWPWTPMIVVGYLFLMLALGLRESRRALVGVWLATGAAGAVFELVSPQRQGGGITVLLFVLSGILLLLTATLRGRGEAERRLVEQETISEAERSRRTLLEERTRIARELHDVVAHHMSVITVQADSAPYRIPELPDAAREEFASIAAGARESLAEMRRLLAVLRSDGTDGERAPQPGLDRVQQLVEATVRAGVPAELSMAAGLGDSVELSPVVDLSAYRIVQEALANVVRHAPGAATRVSVRADEEGWLHILVVNGPAEERTSPLEGGTGTGHGLVGMRERVRLTGGSLDTGPLPDGGFRVAARLPTRTADS
- a CDS encoding aldo/keto reductase, with the protein product MNTSTTPGGGRIDTVRLGGPDGPETGVQGFGAMGISEFYGDTDEAAARDTLEAALEAGVTLIDTADVYGEGANEEFLAPFVAAHRDEIVLATKFGIERRADDPVYRGVNNDPAYIRRSVEGSLRRLGVETVDLYYMHRRDPAVPFEESVGAMAELVKEGKVRQLGLSEVTGPELRAAHAVHPIAALQSEWSLFSRDVEHSAVGAAAELGVTFVPYSPLGRGFLTGAFADAAKDLPGDDFRRRQPRFTGENAERNAALLAPLRDVAAEHGATPAQIALAWVQQRAAVHGLTVVPIPGTRKRSRLEENAAATRITLTDAQLAALEPIAAQVAGDRYPDMTFTSAAREG
- a CDS encoding alpha/beta hydrolase, whose product is MRRFTRTLVAAALTATMVAGTAGWASGNGQRAVTGAPVGTAAWRADGLPDPEALSPGQVRDFFRVRAPGAERQRALVAAHPGVVGNLDGAPLALRYAANARTAGTRFPGQQILAYDPRGRGQVVLAYGDLARAAHVAVIVPGSDVDAGNLASLTRKATALRAATGGRTAVVAWAGYTTPVGVGLDAASGDLAEAGAERLVRFADGLAAVGVAEPSLFCHSYGSVVCGLAAHRLRARDLVAVASPGMRADDVTALDTTARVWAAKDPTDWIDRVPNVEFAGLGHGTDPTAPAFGARRVPAGDAHGHDGYFAPGTASLRAFAAIANGEAR
- a CDS encoding response regulator transcription factor; amino-acid sequence: MTIRVIIVDDQAMVRAGFAALLAAQPDIDVVGEAPDGRQGVDVARSAHPDVVLMDVRMPELDGLSAAREILNPPPGVVHRPKVLMLTTFDVDDYVYEALRAGASGFLLKDAPPADLIGAVRVVAAGEALLAPSVTRRLIADFAAQRPAPRADRAALRLNGLTPRETEVLELIARGLSNQEIAGHLVLAEQTVKTHIGRVLAKLDLRDRAQAVVFAYESGLVTPGQGR